The following are encoded together in the Humulus lupulus chromosome 5, drHumLupu1.1, whole genome shotgun sequence genome:
- the LOC133777838 gene encoding inositol-tetrakisphosphate 1-kinase 1-like, with translation MAERRFGVGYALAPKKQHSFIQDSLVSLAKSRGVDLVRIDEDRPLADQGPFDCVLHKLYGVDWRRQLEDFRVINPNAVIIDSPEAIERLHNRISMLQVVSELRIEDRSETFGIPKQIVIYDKETLLDRPAWEGLKFPVIAKPLVADGSAKSHKMALVFNHDSLNKLKPPIVLQEFVNHGGVIFKVYVVGEYVKCVKRKSLPDVSEEEKVGSLEGLLSFSQVSNLATNERTDDKYYKKMHLDETEMPPQSLLIEIARGLRRAMKLHLFNFDVIRDARFGNRYLIIDINYFPGYAKMPGYERVMTDFFCDIMHKKEREAEKVMAEKDENGVDDHSCEKEVRKLLSNTCSSDGEDGVLPVSPIGREEEKPIQV, from the coding sequence ATGGCGGAGCGGAGGTTCGGCGTAGGCTATGCGCTGGCGCCGAAGAAGCAGCACAGCTTCATTCAAGATTCGCTTGTGAGCCTTGCGAAGTCTCGCGGCGTCGATCTTGTTCGCATCGACGAGGACCGTCCGCTGGCAGACCAGGGACCGTTCGATTGTGTCCTTCACAAGCTTTACGGCGTTGATTGGCGGCGGCAGTtagaggattttagggttattaacCCTAATGCGGTGATCATTGACTCGCCTGAGGCGATCGAGCGGCTACATAACCGGATATCGATGTTGCAGGTGGTGTCGGAGTTGAGGATTGAGGACCGGAGTGAGACGTTTGGGATTCCGAAGCAGATAGTGATTTATGATAAAGAAACGTTGCTCGATCGGCCGGCATGGGAGGGGCTCAAGTTTCCGGTAATCGCGAAGCCTCTTGTGGCTGACGGAAGCGCCAAGTCTCATAAGATGGCGCTCGTCTTTAACCACGACAGTCTCAACAAGCTGAAGCCGCCTATTGTTTTGCAGGAGTTTGTGAACCATGGTGGGGTGATTTTTAAGGTATATGTGGTTGGGGAGTATGTTAAATGCGTGAAGAGGAAGTCGCTGCCAGACGTGTCGGAGGAGGAGAAAGTGGGTAGCTTGGAGGGCTTGTTGTCTTTCTCGCAGGTGTCGAATCTCGCTACCAACGAGAGAACTGACGATAAGTACTATAAGAAGATGCATTTGGACGAAACCGAGATGCCGCCTCAGAGCTTGCTTATCGAAATTGCAAGGGGCTTACGGCGGGCTATGAAATTGCATCTGTTCAACTTCGACGTTATTCGGGATGCCAGGTTTGGAAACCGGTACCTTATAATTGACATCAATTATTTTCCTGGGTATGCAAAAATGCCAGGCTATGAGAGAGTAATGACGGATTTCTTTTGCGACATAATGcacaagaaagagagagaggcaGAAAAGGTTATGGCGGAGAAAGATGAGAATGGCGTTGATGACCATAGCTGTGAAAAAGAAGTGAGAAAACTTCTAAGCAATACTTGCAGCAGTGATGGTGAAGATGGAGTTCTACCAGTTTCCCCTATTGGCAGAGAAGAGGAGAAACCAATTCAAGTATGA